The Fusarium musae strain F31 chromosome 10, whole genome shotgun sequence genome window below encodes:
- a CDS encoding hypothetical protein (EggNog:ENOG41), whose protein sequence is MASSYTTKQWVLANKPTGEPVLSGPDATWKLQAVTLPELKDGQILAKVQYFSNDTGLRNFIQSTVAPERFYVPTVPLGSPMRSGIIAEVVESKSDKFKVGDLCMDFHLGTWSEYVILEAENSQALAPLPNGLPTTHFLGAFGASGLAAYTGLYYAGEAKPEHTIVISAAAGATGSMAVQIASKILGAKRVIGITGSDEKCEWVKSIGAHECLNYKSPTFLEDLKAATPDEVDVYFDNVGGSILDAMLTRVKKHGHIAVCGAVSGYNSDEPMALKNWFELISCRINIRGFIMLDYMDKVPAILGELIGATADGRIKLEAAETVIEAPIEQQPEVWMKLFSGVNQGKLLTKLII, encoded by the coding sequence atggcatcttcCTACACTACCAAGCAATGGGTCCTCGCCAACAAGCCTACAGGGGAGCCTGTCCTGTCCGGCCCAGACGCTACCTGGAAGCTGCAGGCCGTCACACTGCCTGAGCTGAAGGATGGCCAGATCCTCGCAAAAGTCCAGTACTTCTCCAACGATACTGGCCTACGGAACTTTATCCAGAGCACTGTCGCGCCTGAGCGCTTCTACGTGCCTACAGTGCCCCTCGGCTCGCCCATGCGCTCCGGCATCATCGCCGAGGTGGTCGAGTCCAAGTCagacaagttcaaggtcGGTGATCTCTGCATGGATTTCCACCTGGGCACCTGGAGCGAATATGTGATCCTGGAAGCCGAAAACTCCCAGGCCCTCGCGCCCCTGCCCAACGGCCTGCCCACCACTCACTTCCTCGGTGCGTTTGGCGCCTCTGGTCTGGCCGCGTATACCGGCTTGTACTATGCCGGCGAGGCTAAGCCCGAGCACACTATTGTCATCTCAGCCGCTGCTGGCGCTACTGGCTCTATGGCTGTCCAGATCGCCTCCAAGATCCTCGGCGCTAAGCGAGTCATTGGCATCACTGGCTCTGACGAGAAGTGCGAGTGGGTGAAGAGCATCGGTGCCCATGAGTGCCTCAACTACAAGAGCCCTACATtccttgaggatctcaaggcTGCTACCCCCGACGAGGTCGATGTGTACTTTGACAACGTCGGTGGTAGCATCCTCGACGCCATGCTGACCCGCGTCAAGAAGCACGGTCACATCGCTGTTTGCGGTGCCGTCAGCGGATATAACTCTGACGAGCCCATGGCTTTGAAGAACTGGTTCGAGCTTATTTCCTGCAGGATCAACATCCGTGGCTTTATCATGCTTGATTATATGGACAAGGTGCCCGCCATTCTAGGCGAGCTTATTGGCGCCACTGCCGATGGACGCATCAAGCTCGAGGCTGCCGAGACAGTCATTGAGGCGCCCATTGAGCAGCAGCCCGAGGTTTGGATGAAGCTGTTCAGCGGTGTCAACCAGGGCAAGctcctcaccaagctcatcatttAG